The genomic window CCGCCCACCACTCCTCCAGCACGGGGTGGCGGTCCATCGGGAGCCGCGTACCCTCCAGCCACAGCTCGACCCGGTCCCGGGCGTACGGCGCCCACACCTCGAACAGCACGGCATCCCCTGTTGTGTGTTGTGTCGACAGCACTCGGTGCCAGCACTCGGTGCCGCTCGCACCCATCCTGGCAAGTCCGGGGTCTGGAGGCGGCCTACTCGCCGGTACTAAGGTCCCGGCCATGACGCCGCCCCCGCCCCCTGTACCCTCCCCCGACCGGCTCCCCGTATTCCCCTCCGGCTTCCTCTGGGGCGCGTCCGCGTCCGCCTTCCAGACCGAGGGCGCCGCGCAGCGCTTCGGCCTCGTGCGCATCGACGACGACACGCTGGAGCGGACCCCGAAGGCGTCGTACGCCTGGTACCGGGACGCCGTACGGGCGCAGCGGGCCGCCGCCGCCCGGTCACGGGACTGAGCGGATCCTCCGGACCAGGATCCCGCGGTCGAGGTCGGATCCGTGGCTCCGTGCGGGGATCGTCCAGCACCATGGGCCGCTCACCATCAGCTCGGGGGTGCCCGGTCCTTAGGGACACCCCCGGCCCGATCAATACACAGGACCGCACGGGCCGGACCCGTGCGAGCCTGGCTCACACGAGGTGGATCCGCTCCTGCGTGACCGGGTGCCCGGCCTTCGTGAAGTGCGCCGCCATCGGGTGGTTGGTCTGGTCGGTCGCGCCCGCGATGAACTCCGCGCCCCGCTCGGCCAGGAAGTGCGTGCACTCGACGAGCAGGTCGTACGCGTAGCCGTGGCCGCGCTGCTCCGGTAGCACGCCGATGAAGCCGACGCACGGCCCCGACGGGTTGTGCGCCGGGATGTGCATCCCCACGAGCTCGCCCTCGCGCGTGTACGCCAACTGCCACCACTCGCGCGGCGACGGGCACCAGTGGAAGAAGTCCAGCTCCTCCTGGGCCGCCCGGTCGATGCCGCCCTCGGCGATGGCGCGCAGCGCGTGCGCGTCCAGCGTCGCGGAGTGGATGCGGCGCAGCAGGTCCAGGATGACGCCGTCGTCGGGCTCGGCCCTGAACTCCAGCCGCCCGGGCCGCTCCGGCAGCCCGCACACGGGCGTCCACCGGTACTGGAAGCGCTCCACGAGCACCTTCATCCCGGCTGCGCGCGCGGCCCGCAGCCGCGCCTCACCTGCGGCCCGGGTCACCGGGTCGTCGCGCCAGCCCGCGGGCAGGATCAGCTCGTACTCGACCTGGAACGGGGAGGTGCGCAGCAGTTCGGCGCCCGCCTCCTCCTCGCCCTCGGCCACATCGAACCAGTTGAGATTGACAGGTGCCGTGTCCTCGGGCCCGCCCCACCAGGCGGCCCGTGCGACGACCCTGCCGTCGCGCAGGGCGACGCGCTGCCACTCGGGGCGGTGCGGCGTCGCCCTGGCCAGTGCCCGGCCCACGCCGAGCGGGTCGGGAAGGGTGTCGAAGAGATGTGCGTCGCTCGGGGAGAGCGCGCGTGTGACCAGATCGGTCATGAGGAAGTCCTCCGGGAAGTGGCGTGCGCGTACGGTGTGTACGCACCACGTGTACGGACGCGCTCCCGGTCAGACAGCGAACGCCGGGCGGACGGGGCGGGAGCGCGGGAATCGTGTGGTCTGCACTGCGCTCGCCTCCTTCCGTCGGTCACGGGCGTCGCGGCCACGCTAGACGGCGCCGACCGGCACGTCCAGTGGTTTCCCGCGGCTCTCCGGAAGCGAACGCATCGGTCCTTCTGGACACCCCGGGCTTCCCGGCCCGACAATCACGACTGTGACGTCCTCTTTCGAGTTCCAGACGTATCCCGCTCCCGCGCGGCTCTCCGACGCCGAGCGGGACCGTGTGCTCGGGGTGCTCAGGGAGGGCGCGGCGCAGGGCAAGCTGTCCCACGACACGTTCATGCGGCGCATGGAGCTCGCGCTCGCCGCGCGCCGCCCGGACGAACTGCGCGCCCTCACCGCCGACTTGCGGCCCGAGGGCCGGCTGTCGCAGAAACTGTTCGGCGCCGTCGGCAAGGTGTCGGCCTTCTCCGTGCGGCTCAGCCGCGCCTGGCAGGCCGAGCGGCTCCCCCCGCTGCTGCTGCCCGAGCCCGGCCCGTACCCGCTGCGTATCGGCCGTGACCCGTCCAACGGCCTGCGGCTCAGCCACGAGACCGTCTCGCGCCTGCACGCCGAACTGTCCCTGCGGGGCGGGCTCTGGGTCCTGCGCGACCTCGGCTCGACCAACGGCACGACGGTCAACGGCCACCGGGTGACCGGCTCGGTCGTGGTCCAGGTCGGCGACATGGTGAGCTTCGGCCATATGAGCTTCCGCCTCGCGGCACGCTGAGCCGACCCCGGTCCGACCTCGGCGCGAGCTCGATGCGGACCTCGGTCCGACCTCGGCGCGAGCTCGATGCGGACCTCGGTCCGACCCCGGTCCGACCCCGGTGCGAGCTCGATGCGGACCTCGGTCCGACCCCGGTCCGGGCCCGCCTCGGCCGGGCGGTACCAGCCATAACCGCCGGTAACCCTCTGGGGCCGGGCCCGGTTCACCCCTGGCGGGTGAGGCCGGGCGGCGGCCGGCCAGGCACGCTGGGCAGCAGGTTCGCCCTGCCCAACGGGCGCCGTGCCGGACGGGGAGGTCAGCCATGACCACGGACACACCCATGCAGCTGGGGATGATCGGGCTCGGCCGGATGGGCGCCAATCTGGTGCGCCGGCTGATGCGCGACGGCCACCGGTGCGTCGTCTACGACCTCGACCGTGACGCCGTGCAGGAGCTGGAGAAGGAAGGC from Streptomyces sp. FIT100 includes these protein-coding regions:
- a CDS encoding GNAT family N-acetyltransferase: MTDLVTRALSPSDAHLFDTLPDPLGVGRALARATPHRPEWQRVALRDGRVVARAAWWGGPEDTAPVNLNWFDVAEGEEEAGAELLRTSPFQVEYELILPAGWRDDPVTRAAGEARLRAARAAGMKVLVERFQYRWTPVCGLPERPGRLEFRAEPDDGVILDLLRRIHSATLDAHALRAIAEGGIDRAAQEELDFFHWCPSPREWWQLAYTREGELVGMHIPAHNPSGPCVGFIGVLPEQRGHGYAYDLLVECTHFLAERGAEFIAGATDQTNHPMAAHFTKAGHPVTQERIHLV
- a CDS encoding DUF1707 and FHA domain-containing protein — encoded protein: MTSSFEFQTYPAPARLSDAERDRVLGVLREGAAQGKLSHDTFMRRMELALAARRPDELRALTADLRPEGRLSQKLFGAVGKVSAFSVRLSRAWQAERLPPLLLPEPGPYPLRIGRDPSNGLRLSHETVSRLHAELSLRGGLWVLRDLGSTNGTTVNGHRVTGSVVVQVGDMVSFGHMSFRLAAR